In Desulfomonile tiedjei DSM 6799, a genomic segment contains:
- a CDS encoding response regulator, producing the protein MGSFQSSRSEHVLTAIERLVPDTDTSGIETSASGPVAEFDKQALIAKMFGDYDLAREVAGLFLSYVSELVAAVRNALQHKNPVQLASAAQALKSSVANLGAEKLLRVVRELETMGQTQNLSGAEEAFQRLESGIKTVCGVLTSVSGKLQSWKILISDDDPVSLRMLQATLMKWGHDPIVTPDGKSALRILSSADPPRLAILDWMMPGLQGVEVCRELRKRIKSDYIYVILLTGREKTDDIIEGLDAGADDYMLKPFQPNELRIRIREGFRTLDRLAGAHAAASEQDDIPSDLLGREGILVSLKKELLQSIQNRTPLSAMMIQLDSYAALRDDFGQLIADLAGKEVASIVQSYVKPNDAFGRYDSDKLLLVLPGYQESQVLELARKVQSRLESAVVSADDTMLPVTACLGITWGFPSSLVHVEHVISITEKAIKQAQGGGRNNLVLLRMDSHTYGVNRHEAEPSPAPSRLDKELIVASRSGDLKRVKGLINSGARLDGSDNKGNTALMEAAFFKYPEVVQLLVDEGADVTRHNNAGDSALIEAIRAGHADVAQILLSRYSAADLKEDLPSLYRALVEASAYGKADVVKLVKRHLADHGCIPLKKKGDANP; encoded by the coding sequence AAACAAGTGCGTCAGGTCCTGTGGCTGAATTTGACAAGCAGGCATTAATCGCAAAGATGTTCGGCGATTACGACCTCGCGAGGGAGGTCGCCGGGCTTTTCCTCAGTTATGTTTCCGAACTGGTGGCTGCCGTCCGCAATGCCTTGCAGCACAAGAATCCTGTGCAACTGGCTTCTGCAGCGCAGGCATTGAAAAGTTCCGTGGCTAATCTCGGTGCGGAGAAATTACTGAGAGTCGTGCGTGAATTGGAAACCATGGGGCAGACGCAGAATCTCTCTGGAGCCGAAGAAGCCTTCCAGCGCCTGGAATCGGGGATCAAGACTGTTTGCGGAGTTCTTACCTCTGTATCGGGCAAATTGCAGTCATGGAAAATTTTGATCTCCGACGATGATCCCGTTTCACTGAGAATGCTACAAGCAACACTCATGAAATGGGGACACGATCCCATCGTCACTCCTGACGGGAAGTCTGCTTTGAGAATTTTATCAAGCGCCGATCCACCGAGATTGGCAATTCTCGATTGGATGATGCCCGGGCTTCAAGGAGTTGAGGTCTGTCGTGAGCTGCGCAAAAGAATAAAAAGCGACTACATTTACGTGATCCTCCTGACGGGAAGGGAAAAGACTGACGATATCATAGAAGGTTTGGATGCAGGCGCTGACGACTACATGCTAAAACCGTTCCAGCCCAACGAGCTGAGAATTCGGATTCGAGAAGGTTTTCGCACGTTGGATCGTCTTGCAGGCGCTCATGCGGCAGCGTCCGAGCAGGACGACATTCCCTCAGACCTCCTGGGACGAGAAGGGATTCTTGTATCTCTGAAGAAAGAATTGCTGCAATCCATACAGAATAGAACCCCATTAAGCGCAATGATGATTCAGTTGGACTCTTATGCAGCCTTGAGAGACGATTTCGGACAGCTCATTGCCGACCTGGCTGGAAAAGAAGTGGCAAGCATCGTTCAGTCGTATGTGAAACCCAATGATGCTTTCGGGCGCTACGACAGTGATAAACTCTTGCTGGTCCTTCCCGGATATCAGGAATCGCAGGTACTGGAACTGGCAAGAAAGGTTCAGTCGCGTCTCGAATCGGCAGTTGTCTCTGCAGATGACACAATGCTTCCTGTCACCGCGTGCCTCGGTATAACCTGGGGATTTCCGTCCAGCCTTGTACACGTGGAACATGTGATTTCGATCACCGAAAAGGCCATCAAACAGGCTCAAGGCGGAGGTCGGAACAATCTCGTACTTTTGCGCATGGATTCACATACTTACGGAGTAAACAGGCATGAAGCCGAGCCTTCACCTGCCCCATCGCGATTGGACAAAGAGTTAATTGTGGCCTCTCGATCCGGAGATCTGAAACGTGTCAAAGGATTGATAAACTCTGGAGCACGACTGGATGGGAGCGACAACAAAGGCAATACGGCGCTCATGGAAGCTGCATTTTTCAAATACCCCGAAGTGGTTCAACTCTTAGTGGACGAAGGAGCTGATGTGACGCGTCATAATAATGCGGGTGATTCGGCGCTCATTGAAGCCATTCGCGCAGGACATGCAGATGTCGCCCAAATTCTGCTGTCCAGGTACAGTGCTGCAGACCTGAAAGAGGATCTTCCATCACTTTATAGAGCTCTTGTGGAAGCTTCAGCTTATGGAAAAGCTGACGTGGTGAAACTCGTCAAGAGACATTTGGCCGATCATGGCTGTATTCCCTTGAAGAAAAAGGGGGACGCCAATCCATGA
- a CDS encoding VOC family protein — MKGHICHIEIPADNLGTLQKFYSGVFEWDFEKMPGDMEYYGIDHGDEKPMAGMMSRQDPGHTPTFYICVESVEASLDRAKEEGATIIVPRTAVKGMGWYAVALDPQKNLFGLWQADESAA, encoded by the coding sequence ATGAAAGGTCACATTTGCCACATAGAAATTCCGGCAGATAACCTCGGAACACTGCAGAAATTTTATAGCGGTGTTTTTGAATGGGATTTCGAGAAAATGCCGGGAGACATGGAGTATTACGGGATCGACCACGGAGACGAAAAACCCATGGCCGGCATGATGTCACGCCAGGATCCCGGACATACACCCACTTTCTACATTTGCGTGGAATCGGTTGAAGCCTCTCTCGACAGAGCCAAAGAGGAAGGAGCAACCATAATTGTTCCCAGGACGGCAGTCAAAGGCATGGGTTGGTATGCCGTTGCTCTTGATCCTCAGAAAAACCTCTTCGGGTTATGGCAGGCAGACGAAAGCGCAGCTTAG
- a CDS encoding PAS domain S-box protein → MAETMRCEREKQKMEIPNIDTRNANLTCQSLLTVLEHLNAAVWVIDQDDGRILFANHDAETMYYESEKISSDSSASLPLETSARTDLTEFLDKRNLDEREYQLLLAGMRVAVQEFDVDWLDGKKARLKIVRDLSDMNRMEKAFIESEARFRATLDNAAYAIVLTDDKGHFTQVNAAWEKMFGYTAEEALSLTNLDVTHPDSIEVSKEKLSALVRGDLDFYRMEKQYVRKDGSTFWGDLGVTPVHGLDRHLGATVGVIADITDRKRMEESLRENEARFRATLDNLAQSVTLTDDTGRFTHVNEAFEPMFGYTPEEARNLTHLDVTHPDDVELSRERLQAVVSGELDFYRLEKRYVRKDGSVFWGDLTCTPVVSLDRSVAAAVAVIVDISEQKMIQGELQKARDKLELRVAERTEELAAANRELLDQIAERTRVQEALKSSEERFRAIFETARDCIFIKDQNLKYLLVNPAMERMLELPASEIMQLSDEELFGQGAGEYLRQLDRRVLAGEIIETEHTRPVKGVPMTFLEIRAPMRDQDAEIIGICGISRNITERTKGVFKEISADQVSSTVMRSTLAEARMAAKTDIIILLTGESGAGKDHLASFIHDNSRRSSGPFYAINCAAIPPELAESELFGHEQGAFTGANRRKRGLLELAEGGTLLLNEIGELPLHLQAKLLTFLDSRSFTRVGGEKPVTVSARLIAATNRNLEEEVAKNRFRVDLFYRLNVLSIRVPPLRERIDDLPVLAQIIIAELDQELQLHKKAFISDKDMAMLCAYRWPGNVRELRNVLERALIVSPGPQLEFESFQTDAPVPTNKSWTFHFPPKPSYVHAVAEFKRNLLVEALNTAGGNKQEASRLLGITRHVLRRQLERLMIDVSK, encoded by the coding sequence ATGGCCGAAACAATGAGATGTGAACGAGAAAAACAGAAAATGGAAATTCCAAATATCGATACTCGAAATGCTAATTTAACCTGCCAGTCCTTGTTGACTGTCCTGGAACACTTAAATGCTGCCGTGTGGGTCATCGATCAGGATGACGGCCGGATACTGTTCGCTAATCATGATGCGGAAACGATGTACTACGAAAGCGAAAAGATTAGCAGTGACAGTTCTGCAAGCCTGCCACTCGAAACATCAGCCCGGACTGATTTGACGGAGTTTTTGGACAAAAGAAACCTGGACGAGAGAGAATATCAACTTCTGCTGGCAGGCATGAGAGTGGCTGTGCAAGAGTTTGATGTTGATTGGCTGGACGGCAAAAAAGCTCGCTTGAAAATCGTCCGAGATCTTTCGGACATGAACCGAATGGAAAAGGCATTCATTGAAAGTGAGGCTCGCTTCAGGGCGACTCTCGATAATGCAGCGTACGCAATAGTACTGACGGACGACAAAGGGCATTTTACGCAAGTGAATGCAGCCTGGGAGAAAATGTTCGGGTACACTGCAGAAGAGGCCCTTAGCCTGACCAACCTCGACGTAACTCACCCTGACTCCATTGAAGTCTCAAAGGAGAAGCTGTCAGCTTTGGTAAGAGGTGATCTGGACTTCTACCGGATGGAGAAGCAATATGTTCGGAAGGATGGGTCTACGTTTTGGGGAGATCTTGGCGTTACTCCGGTCCATGGCCTTGATCGCCATTTAGGGGCAACCGTGGGAGTGATAGCCGATATAACGGATCGCAAAAGGATGGAGGAGTCACTAAGAGAAAACGAGGCGCGATTTCGCGCAACATTGGACAACTTGGCTCAGTCCGTCACCCTCACCGATGACACCGGTCGATTCACGCACGTGAATGAAGCCTTTGAACCAATGTTCGGGTACACTCCCGAAGAAGCAAGAAATCTTACGCACCTGGATGTCACTCACCCGGATGATGTCGAGCTGTCCCGAGAAAGACTGCAAGCCGTGGTCAGCGGTGAGTTGGATTTCTACCGACTGGAAAAACGTTACGTTCGGAAGGACGGGTCTGTTTTCTGGGGCGATCTCACCTGTACACCTGTGGTGAGTCTCGATAGAAGCGTTGCTGCCGCAGTAGCTGTAATTGTCGATATAAGCGAACAAAAGATGATTCAGGGGGAACTGCAAAAGGCACGCGATAAACTCGAACTTCGTGTGGCGGAACGTACGGAGGAGCTGGCGGCCGCAAACAGAGAGCTGTTAGATCAAATAGCGGAGCGTACCAGGGTCCAAGAAGCGCTCAAATCCAGTGAAGAGCGTTTCAGAGCAATCTTTGAGACTGCCAGGGATTGTATCTTCATCAAGGATCAAAACTTGAAATATCTCCTCGTAAATCCTGCAATGGAGAGGATGTTAGAGTTACCCGCCTCTGAAATCATGCAACTGAGCGATGAAGAGCTGTTCGGGCAAGGCGCCGGTGAGTATCTGCGTCAACTGGACAGACGAGTTTTGGCAGGAGAGATAATCGAGACAGAGCACACGCGGCCCGTTAAAGGCGTTCCCATGACCTTCTTGGAGATTCGGGCTCCTATGAGAGATCAAGATGCTGAAATAATCGGTATCTGCGGTATTTCCCGCAATATCACCGAGCGAACGAAAGGAGTCTTTAAAGAGATATCTGCCGATCAAGTGAGTTCCACCGTCATGCGTTCTACTCTGGCTGAAGCTCGCATGGCAGCGAAAACGGATATCATCATTTTGCTTACCGGCGAAAGTGGAGCGGGAAAAGATCACCTGGCTTCCTTCATTCACGATAATTCTCGGCGATCGAGCGGACCTTTTTATGCCATCAATTGTGCTGCTATTCCTCCTGAACTGGCAGAGTCTGAACTCTTCGGTCACGAACAAGGTGCTTTCACCGGTGCAAACCGAAGAAAAAGAGGCCTACTGGAATTGGCGGAAGGTGGCACCCTGCTGCTGAACGAGATTGGAGAGTTACCCCTCCATCTCCAGGCGAAGCTGTTGACGTTTCTGGACAGCCGATCCTTCACTCGAGTCGGTGGAGAAAAACCGGTAACGGTCAGTGCTCGGTTGATTGCTGCTACAAACAGGAACCTGGAGGAGGAAGTTGCCAAAAACCGTTTCAGAGTGGATCTCTTTTATCGCCTTAACGTTCTATCCATAAGGGTTCCTCCTTTACGAGAGAGGATCGACGACTTGCCCGTGCTCGCCCAAATCATCATCGCCGAATTGGATCAAGAGCTTCAACTCCATAAGAAAGCATTCATTTCCGATAAAGATATGGCAATGCTCTGCGCCTACAGGTGGCCGGGCAATGTAAGGGAGCTGAGAAATGTTCTCGAACGGGCGCTCATCGTCTCACCCGGACCGCAATTGGAATTCGAGTCTTTCCAGACCGACGCTCCGGTTCCGACCAACAAGTCATGGACGTTCCATTTTCCTCCAAAGCCGTCATACGTTCACGCAGTGGCGGAATTCAAGAGAAATCTCCTCGTAGAAGCGTTGAATACTGCAGGAGGAAATAAACAGGAGGCCTCTCGTCTCTTGGGTATAACCCGGCACGTATTGAGGCGGCAGCTCGAGAGGCTGATGATTGATGTGTCAAAGTGA
- a CDS encoding MFS transporter, protein MNQPVPSNILRYRWVILGLCVGCFLFTFITRFAWPPLIPVMVPILGMKMSQAGAYMSAFYLGYIITQIPAGIMADKFGVRLILGLSLIIEGVSTSALSFIDSYETGFALRVLSGLGAGAVYSSCSLALMEWFPPHERGKAFGALLAGPSGGILVTNIIVPPLNQLIGWQGAFQTVGSLTIFAGLMVLFFMRSRAVTASQEKTIAEGFKVIFSHKSLIYTSLAGFGLLWLELGTATWANAHIKRLGYSVVDAGFVMMWYGLGGMIAPLVSGVISDRIGQRKGLIVFSYILIIPLCIVFGHQTGRLELSITAFAFAFCSYIANPQLTILISQFAGTKWAATANGTSNFIFQLASMIAPFVIGWSIDLTGTFSAAWWILAAGPLVGILLMLRVNESHARDELASLVLSKIQ, encoded by the coding sequence ATGAATCAGCCTGTTCCTTCCAACATCCTTCGCTATCGCTGGGTAATCCTCGGACTCTGTGTGGGCTGCTTTCTTTTCACGTTCATCACCCGATTTGCCTGGCCTCCGTTGATTCCGGTCATGGTACCCATTCTGGGTATGAAGATGAGCCAGGCAGGCGCCTATATGAGTGCCTTCTACTTGGGATACATCATCACACAAATTCCTGCCGGCATCATGGCTGACAAGTTTGGTGTTCGGTTGATTTTGGGATTGAGCCTTATCATTGAAGGAGTCTCCACTTCTGCACTGTCATTTATTGACAGCTATGAAACAGGTTTTGCCCTGCGGGTACTCTCCGGATTAGGTGCAGGCGCAGTGTACTCTTCCTGTTCGCTGGCTTTAATGGAATGGTTCCCTCCCCACGAGCGAGGCAAAGCATTTGGAGCACTCCTGGCAGGGCCGTCCGGCGGGATTTTGGTGACAAATATCATTGTCCCCCCATTGAATCAACTCATTGGATGGCAGGGGGCTTTTCAGACAGTAGGGTCATTGACCATATTCGCAGGCCTGATGGTTCTCTTTTTCATGAGATCGCGTGCGGTCACAGCCTCTCAGGAAAAGACGATTGCCGAAGGATTCAAGGTCATTTTTTCGCATAAAAGTTTGATCTACACGTCACTCGCGGGGTTCGGGCTTCTTTGGCTTGAACTCGGCACAGCGACGTGGGCCAATGCCCATATCAAAAGACTCGGATATTCCGTTGTCGATGCGGGTTTCGTGATGATGTGGTACGGACTGGGAGGCATGATTGCGCCGCTCGTTTCCGGTGTGATATCTGACCGGATAGGTCAGAGAAAAGGGTTGATCGTTTTCTCTTACATTCTCATCATCCCTCTGTGCATAGTGTTCGGGCATCAGACCGGACGATTAGAGCTTTCCATTACAGCGTTTGCGTTCGCCTTCTGTTCGTACATCGCAAACCCGCAGCTTACCATTTTGATCTCCCAGTTTGCGGGTACAAAATGGGCGGCAACTGCAAATGGAACCTCGAACTTTATTTTCCAGCTTGCATCAATGATTGCTCCCTTTGTCATCGGATGGTCCATCGATCTCACCGGAACCTTTTCCGCCGCGTGGTGGATTTTGGCAGCAGGACCTTTGGTAGGAATCCTGTTGATGCTCCGGGTCAATGAGTCCCATGCCCGAGACGAGCTTGCATCGTTGGTTTTAAGCAAAATTCAATAG
- a CDS encoding response regulator, protein MVQPRILIIDDDPNILELYSRLLKKHGYDTVEARDGKIGMRLYRENPTDLIITDVVMPEKEGIEVIRELRRDFADAKIIAISGGGLATSGSVCLQIADRLGACRTFTKPVSTSELLEAVQELLEN, encoded by the coding sequence ATGGTGCAACCAAGAATATTGATAATTGACGATGATCCCAATATCCTCGAACTTTACAGCCGACTTCTCAAGAAGCACGGTTACGATACTGTTGAAGCCAGAGATGGCAAAATTGGAATGAGGCTGTATCGCGAGAATCCTACGGACCTGATCATCACAGATGTGGTAATGCCTGAGAAAGAAGGCATAGAGGTAATAAGAGAGCTGAGACGAGATTTTGCTGATGCCAAAATTATAGCCATTTCAGGCGGAGGACTTGCAACTTCGGGTTCCGTGTGTCTGCAGATCGCGGATCGCCTCGGAGCATGCCGGACATTTACCAAACCGGTAAGCACTTCGGAGTTACTCGAAGCAGTACAGGAATTGCTGGAGAACTGA
- a CDS encoding MFS transporter, with amino-acid sequence MQKSAAPAIEVVPYRWVILTMMVACFLFTFIVRFTWPPLIPVVVPALNMKMAQAGAFMSAFYFGYIITQIPAGLLADRFGVRLLLALSLIVEGIATFAMAYITNFEQGFWLRVVTGLGAGAVYSACARSLMEWFPPQERGTAFGIMLAAVSGGIVLSGFVVPPLNTWFGWTGAFQAVGSFTVVMGILIYFLVKSSTTVVGGNMFQGFKIVFGNKDLILTSLSGFCLLWVELGTATWTVAHVKKLGFGLKEAGFILMWYGLGGLIAPMISGWLSDKIGHRKWIYIACLVVIAPLTLYFGSQQTLPMLSFVGFLFGVFSYAANPHLTIMISEFAGRAWAATANGASNFFFQLASMICPWIVGLSIDWTGTYDWVWWIMAAGPLLGIILMLPVNPENKAE; translated from the coding sequence GTGCAAAAATCGGCTGCTCCTGCAATTGAAGTGGTTCCATACAGGTGGGTAATCCTCACGATGATGGTTGCCTGTTTTCTGTTCACGTTTATCGTCAGGTTCACGTGGCCTCCCCTCATCCCGGTGGTCGTCCCGGCTCTGAACATGAAAATGGCTCAGGCCGGAGCTTTCATGAGCGCTTTCTATTTCGGATACATTATTACGCAGATTCCTGCAGGTCTCCTGGCGGACCGGTTCGGAGTGCGTCTGCTATTGGCTTTAAGCCTGATCGTAGAAGGTATAGCTACTTTCGCTATGGCTTACATTACCAACTTTGAGCAAGGTTTCTGGTTGCGAGTGGTTACCGGCCTGGGAGCCGGTGCGGTTTATTCCGCTTGTGCTCGATCGCTCATGGAGTGGTTTCCGCCACAAGAGAGAGGCACGGCTTTCGGTATCATGTTAGCGGCTGTAAGCGGAGGCATTGTGCTTTCCGGATTCGTGGTACCACCTCTCAATACGTGGTTTGGATGGACCGGAGCATTTCAGGCGGTTGGGAGCTTTACCGTCGTGATGGGCATATTGATATACTTTCTGGTCAAATCCTCGACGACCGTTGTCGGTGGAAACATGTTCCAGGGGTTCAAGATAGTTTTCGGAAATAAAGACCTCATCCTCACATCCCTATCCGGCTTCTGTCTCCTTTGGGTGGAGTTGGGAACAGCAACGTGGACCGTAGCTCATGTGAAGAAGCTGGGGTTCGGTCTGAAAGAAGCAGGTTTCATATTGATGTGGTACGGTCTGGGAGGATTGATAGCACCGATGATTTCCGGTTGGTTGTCCGACAAGATCGGGCATCGAAAGTGGATCTACATTGCCTGTCTCGTGGTTATCGCTCCCCTGACACTTTATTTCGGGTCTCAGCAGACCCTCCCCATGTTGAGTTTCGTTGGCTTTTTGTTCGGCGTCTTTTCCTATGCAGCAAATCCACACTTGACGATCATGATTTCGGAATTTGCCGGTCGAGCGTGGGCGGCAACCGCTAACGGGGCGTCCAACTTCTTTTTCCAGCTTGCTTCTATGATTTGTCCGTGGATCGTGGGTTTGTCCATAGATTGGACCGGAACGTACGATTGGGTCTGGTGGATCATGGCTGCGGGGCCTCTTCTGGGCATAATCCTCATGTTGCCGGTCAATCCTGAGAATAAAGCCGAATAG
- a CDS encoding uroporphyrinogen decarboxylase family protein: MSEDMKTVFEERLGRYHAAVALEPHDRIPIATGSNYFAEVYSGNTKQETLYDPDKWLQAEVKFCQDFPEIDVLRDNRVYGPLYDALDVKTYKLPGRDLPPDTQFQFVEQEYMKEDEYDDLINDPTGFMIDILLPRILGELGNRGSGRSYIAMWKAGVAMAQFAAIMRNRGMVLEQQCGMPQPMAGFFLAPFDVLADAFRGLTGTFLDMFRQPDKVQAACDVLVQEMAHMALSMADPLKRYPIFVPTHKAIFMSPEQFDTFYWPSFKKLMEILIDSGYNIRAYLEGDWAKHWHHMREMPKGRVLCDIDSQGDIYQAKKDLEGYQCIAGGVQDSMLILGTPDQVREHVRELCQTVGRGGGYIISAGCSFPYDAKPENFRAMVDAVMEYGWHDKTIKAKPKAAPAVGRVEALKPRRVLTPWEVKKAEIEPIMGDENLIKKHWEQLEGLAHTFMWQWSL, translated from the coding sequence GTGTCTGAAGATATGAAAACGGTATTTGAAGAAAGGCTGGGCCGATATCACGCGGCAGTAGCTCTGGAACCTCACGATCGCATTCCCATTGCGACCGGAAGTAACTATTTCGCTGAAGTCTATTCGGGAAACACCAAGCAGGAAACACTTTATGATCCGGACAAATGGCTGCAGGCGGAGGTCAAATTCTGCCAGGATTTCCCGGAAATCGATGTTCTCAGAGACAACCGCGTATACGGACCCCTCTATGATGCATTGGATGTCAAAACCTACAAGCTTCCCGGAAGAGATCTTCCTCCCGATACTCAGTTCCAGTTCGTTGAACAAGAATATATGAAGGAAGATGAATATGATGATTTGATTAACGATCCTACAGGATTCATGATCGACATACTCTTGCCGAGGATTCTGGGAGAGCTGGGAAATAGAGGGAGCGGCCGTTCGTACATCGCAATGTGGAAGGCCGGAGTAGCCATGGCGCAATTCGCGGCAATCATGAGAAACCGCGGCATGGTTCTGGAACAACAGTGCGGCATGCCCCAACCCATGGCCGGTTTCTTTCTCGCTCCTTTCGATGTTTTGGCCGACGCCTTCCGTGGTCTCACCGGAACGTTCCTCGACATGTTCCGTCAGCCTGACAAGGTGCAGGCAGCATGTGACGTGCTTGTACAGGAAATGGCTCATATGGCCCTCTCAATGGCCGATCCGCTGAAGCGCTATCCCATTTTCGTGCCCACTCACAAGGCTATCTTCATGTCTCCCGAGCAGTTTGACACCTTCTATTGGCCTTCATTCAAGAAGCTGATGGAGATCCTTATCGACTCCGGTTACAACATTCGGGCGTACCTGGAAGGCGACTGGGCAAAGCACTGGCACCACATGCGGGAGATGCCGAAAGGCAGAGTGTTGTGTGACATTGACTCCCAAGGTGACATTTATCAGGCGAAGAAGGATCTGGAAGGGTATCAGTGCATTGCAGGCGGCGTTCAGGATTCCATGCTGATCCTGGGAACACCCGATCAAGTGCGGGAACACGTTCGAGAGCTTTGCCAGACAGTAGGAAGAGGTGGAGGATACATCATAAGCGCAGGATGCTCCTTCCCTTACGATGCAAAACCGGAGAATTTCAGGGCCATGGTCGATGCAGTCATGGAGTATGGTTGGCATGACAAAACCATCAAGGCAAAACCGAAAGCCGCTCCGGCCGTCGGCAGAGTTGAAGCTCTGAAACCTCGAAGAGTTCTTACCCCCTGGGAGGTCAAGAAAGCAGAAATAGAGCCCATTATGGGAGACGAAAACCTTATCAAGAAACATTGGGAACAACTCGAAGGCCTGGCCCACACATTCATGTGGCAATGGTCACTCTAA